From Bacillus horti, one genomic window encodes:
- a CDS encoding DUF1516 family protein has product MYTFLFHLHTGAWPAMILIFFVVYFLIRAQKEKISKILSMVLRLVYIAMLGSGAGMVIERFIELGFTSSNFIFLLKGVLAFMLIGTMEAIHGKTKRGERATPIWIVFTILLITVLVLGYLKL; this is encoded by the coding sequence ATGTATACGTTTTTATTCCATTTACACACTGGTGCCTGGCCAGCTATGATTTTGATTTTCTTCGTTGTTTATTTTTTAATTCGTGCGCAGAAGGAGAAAATAAGCAAAATCCTGTCTATGGTTCTACGACTTGTGTATATCGCTATGCTCGGGTCAGGAGCAGGTATGGTCATAGAGCGATTTATAGAACTAGGATTTACCAGCAGCAATTTCATTTTCCTATTAAAAGGTGTACTAGCCTTTATGCTAATTGGAACAATGGAGGCTATCCATGGAAAAACGAAGCGTGGAGAGCGAGCAACTCCGATTTGGATCGTCTTTACGATCTTACTAATTACCGTACTTGTTTTGGGCTATCTCAAGCTATAA